In Eucalyptus grandis isolate ANBG69807.140 chromosome 4, ASM1654582v1, whole genome shotgun sequence, the following proteins share a genomic window:
- the LOC104440789 gene encoding nuclear intron maturase 1, mitochondrial, protein MSKRHFIKHLSRTISPAVPRPPPPPPPSRSLASLPTLSRRSGEGPPQSNPVVQDPYSLLKEDPVDLVSSLWVKSFSSPAAAVFPNLTGFLAKFDLWVLAYQRTCAHVTGTFPPRNAIHLGTLHSLLSLRSAVARGQFKWNDRTHQLVRSPYDRTGTRFLSRTKLKAILESSEPCFQDRVVQEVLLMILEPVFEARFSVKSHAFRPGRNAHTVIRTIRSNFAGYLWFLKGDASEIFDRLDVNVVMGLLEKAVKDRRVLGLIKSAFRTMVRNPRDDNEKLRTKKKKGTKKKILHENEPKPDPFWLRTFYDFAPEEAAKVPNYGCCGIISPLLANVCLNELDHFMEQKIVEFFKPSQFDSIWKSSIDDGCHNPSWPEFVPSSGKEKTKKMDYIRYGGHFLIGIRGPRDDAVQIRKEIIEFCDAQFGLRMDNSKLEIEHISRGIQFLDHIICRRVIHPTLRYTSTGGKIISEKGVGTLLSVTASLQQCIRQFRRLKFVKGDKDPEPLPCTPMLYSSQAHSNAQMNKFLETMADWYRYADNRKKVVGFCAYVIRSSLAKLYAARYRLKSRAKVYKIASRNLSRPLRESTNNSAPEYSDLLRMGLVDAIEGVQFSHMSSIPSCDYTPFPRNWVPLHERVLHEYIKLENPKFFCELHRLIKRQGLSLPQDEVSDIVWDCKVFGLRRHRIDV, encoded by the coding sequence ATGTCGAAgaggcatttcatcaaacacctgTCCCGCACCATCTCTCCCGCCGTccctcggccgccgccgccgccgccgccgtcccggTCCCTCGCCTCGCTCCCGACGCTTTCCCGCCGGAGCGGCGAGGGGCCTCCCCAGAGCAACCCGGTCGTCCAAGATCCGTACTCCCTCCTCAAGGAGGACCCCGTCGACCTGGTCTCCTCGTTGTGGGTGAAGTCCTTctcctcgccggccgccgccgtgTTCCCGAACCTCACGGGCTTCCTGGCGAAGTTCGACCTCTGGGTCCTCGCCTACCAGCGCACCTGCGCCCACGTGACCGGCACGTTCCCGCCCCGCAACGCCATTCATCTCGGCACGCTCCATTCCCTCCTGTCCCTCAGGAGCGCCGTCGCTCGCGGCCAATTCAAGTGGAACGACAGGACCCATCAGCTGGTTCGCAGCCCTTACGATAGAACAGGCACCAGGTTCCTCTCAAGAACCAAGCTGAAGGCCATCTTGGAGTCGAGCGAGCCCTGTTTCCAGGATAGGGTGGTCCAGGAGGTTCTGCTGATGATTCTCGAGCCGGTTTTCGAGGCTCGGTTTTCGGTGAAGTCGCATGCTTTTCGGCCGGGAAGAAATGCCCATACTGTTATTAGGACGATTCGGAGTAATTTTGCCGGGTATCTGTGGTTCTTGAAGGGTGATGCGTCTGAAATCTTTGATAGATTGGATGTAAATGTGGTGATGGGTCTTTTGGAGAAGGCTGTCAAAGATAGAAGAGTGTTGGGACTGATCAAGTCGGCATTCAGAACCATGGTCAGAAATCCAAGGGATGACAATGAGAAGttgagaacaaagaaaaaaaaggggaccAAGAAGAAGATTCTGCATGAGAACGAGCCAAAACCGGATCCTTTCTGGTTGAGGACCTTTTATGACTTTGCACCTGAGGAGGCAGCCAAGGTACCCAATTATGGTTGTTGTGGCATTATAAGTCCTTTACTTGCTAATGTTTGTCTAAATGAACTGGATCATTTCATGGAACAGAAGATTGTTGAGTTCTTCAAACCATCTCAGTTCGATTCCATATGGAAAAGTTCAATTGATGATGGATGTCATAACCCTTCTTGGCCTGAGTTTGTTCCTTCTAGTGGGAAAGAGAAGACGAAAAAAATGGATTATATTAGGTATGGGGGTCATTTCTTGATAGGAATTCGAGGGCCTAGAGATGATGCGGTGCAAATTCGGAAGGAAATTATTGAATTTTGCGATGCGCAATTTGGTTTGAGGATGGATAATTCGAAGTTGGAGATAGAGCATATCAGTAGAGGTATCCAGTTCTTGGACCATATCATCTGTCGTCGAGTGATACACCCGACACTCAGGTACACCAGTACTGGAGGCAAAATCATTAGTGAAAAAGGCGTGGGCACTCTGCTTTCCGTTACTGCTAGCTTACAGCAATGTATACGCCAATTTAGGCGTCTTAAGTTTGTTAAGGGTGATAAGGATCCTGAGCCATTACCTTGCACTCCAATGCTCTACTCCAGTCAAGCTCATTCAAATGCTCAAATGAATAAGTTTCTGGAGACCATGGCAGATTGGTACAGATATGCTGATAATCGCAAGAAGGTTGTGGGATTTTGTGCTTATGTGATTCGAAGCTCTCTAGCTAAACTCTATGCCGCAAGGTACAGACTAAAATCTCGTGCAAAGGTATACAAAATAGCTTCTCGTAACCTTAGCCGTCCATTAAGAGAGAGTACAAACAATTCTGCGCCTGAATATTCTGATCTTTTGAGGATGGGGCTTGTTGATGCAATTGAAGGTGTTCAGTTCTCACACATGTCCTCAATTCCCTCATGTGATTACACTCCCTTTCCTAGGAACTGGGTTCCTCTTCATGAAAGGGTACTGCATGAGTATATCAAATtggaaaaccccaaatttttcTGTGAGTTACATAGATTGATAAAGAGGCAGGGTTTAAGTTTGCCTCAAGATGAGGTATCTGATATAGTTTGGGACTGCAAAGTTTTTGGCTTAAGGCGTCATCGAATTGATGTGTGA
- the LOC104440790 gene encoding mannosyl-oligosaccharide 1,2-alpha-mannosidase MNS3, with amino-acid sequence MTDSLPYSMKDVKYDNAKFRHRSLYKVINQTLLTHKRNWLSCSTGKFLALVMLFGLAYLFLTHTSSGPEVSGGLVKNAMRNEKEKINSDGVSGLKRFWRKPPRLPPRLSPDEKGGKNSFGHEAENPSSRLKWVSRQQKVRDSFIHAWSGYKKYAMGYDELMPLSHHGVDGLGGLGATVVDALDTAIIMGADEIVSEAGSWIETQLLDRIKHKGQVNLFETTIRVLGGLLSAYHLSGGDGGMKLTRNGPKPAVYLDIARDLADRLLSAFTASPTSVPYSDVILRDSSAHPAPGGLSSTSEVSTLQLEFNYLSMVSGDPKYSLEAMKVLEHLKTLPKVEGLVPIYISPHSGQFSGENIRLGSRGDSYYEYLLKVWLHQGGSQNTNMTYLYDMYSEAMKGVHNRLVRKSVPNGLVFVGELPYGSNGAFSPKMDHLVCFLPGTLALGATKGKIKEKAMKDNLLTFEDLENLKLAEDLMHTCFQMYSVTSTGLAPEIAYFHTEEYSEEGLDGGNKTSKYLSDIIIKHADRHNLLRPETVESLLFLYRITEDPKYREWGWQIFEAFENYTKVDTGGYSSLDDVTHIPPQRRDKMETFFLGETLKYLYLLFSDSDVIPLDKFIFNTEAHPLPIKGAVRSS; translated from the exons ATGACCGACTCCTTGCCTTATTCAATGAAGGACGTGAAGTACGACAATGCCAAGTTCCGCCACCGATCCCTGTACAAG GTGATAAATCAGACCTTGCTTACTCATAAGCGTAATTGGTTAAGTTGTAGTACGGGGAAGTTCCTTGCTTTGGTGATGCTCTTTGGTTTAGCATACCTTTTCTTGACACATACAAGTTCAGGCCCTGAAGTTTCTGGTGGATTAGTGAAAAATGCcatgagaaatgaaaaggaaaagatcaatAGTGATGGTGTCAGCGGACTTAAAAGATTTTGGAGGAAACCCCCAAGGCTTCCTCCTCGTTTATCACCTGATGAGAAGGGCGGAAAAAATTCTTTCGGTCATGAAGCTGAGAATCCAAGTTCCAGATTAAAGTGGGTAAGTAGACAGCAAAAGGTTAGGGATTCTTTTATCCATGCATGGTCTGGTTACAAGAAATATGCGATGGGCTATGATGAACTCATGCCTCTCAGCCATCATGGCGTTGATGGATTAGGAGGTTTAGGTGCAACAGTTGTGGATGCTCTTGATACTGCCATTATAATGGGTGCTGATGAAATTGTCTCCGAAGCAGGTTCGTGGATTGAAACTCAACTATTAGACAGGATTAAGCACAAAGGTCAAGTCAATTTGTTCGAGACGACAATACGTGTGTTGGGTGGTCTTTTGAGTGCCTATCATTTAAGTGGAGGAGATGGGGGGATGAAATTGACAAGAAATGGTCCCAAACCAGCAGTATACCTGGATATTGCTAGGGATTTGGCTGATCGTCTGCTATCTGCTTTCACAGCTAGTCCAACTTCGGTTCCTTATAGTGATGTAATTTTACGTGATTCTTCAGCACATCCAGCTCCTGGTGGACTGAGTAGTACTTCAGAAGTTTCTACTTTGCAACTTGAGTTTAATTATCTCAGTATGGTTTCTGGTGATCCAAAATACAGTTTGGAGGCAATGAAAGTCTTGGAGCATCTGAAGACTCTACCCAAGGTGGAGGGCTTGGTTCCTATCTACATAAG CCCTCATTCTGGTCAATTTAGTGGAGAAAATATCAGGCTAGGCTCTCGGGGGGACAGCTATTATGAGTATTTGCTGAAAGTGTGGCTTCATCAAGGAGGTAGTCAAAATACTAATATGACCTACCTATATGATATGTACAGTGAAGCTATGAAGGGTGTACACAACCGGCTTGTGCGTAAATCAGTCCCGAATGGCTTGGTTTTTGTGGGAGAACTGCCTTATGGATCTAATGGTGCTTTCAGTCCAAAAATGGATCACCTG GTATGTTTCCTGCCTGGTACACTTGCACTTGGTGCCACAAAAGGCaagataaaagagaaagcaatgaAAGACAATTTACTCACATTTGAAGACCTGGAAAATTTGAAGCTTGCTGAGGATTTGATGCATACATGCTTTCAGATGTATTCAGTAACCTCTACTGGGCTTGCTCCGGAAATTGCTTACTTCCATACAGAG GAGTACTCTGAAGAGGGTCTTGATGGTGGAAATAAGACCTCTAAGTATTTGAGCGACATTATAATCAAACATGCTGATCGTCATAATCTTTTGCGTCCTGAAACAGTGGAATCATTGCTTTTTCTGTACCGTATTACAGAAGACCCAAA ATACCGTGAATGGGGCTGGCAAATCTTTGAGGCATTTGAGAATTACACCAAGGTCGATACTGGTGGCTACAGTTCTCTTGATGACGTCACCCACATTCCTCCTCAAAGGAGAGACAAAATGGAGACCTTCTTCTTGGGAGAGACGCtgaaatatttgtatttgttgTTCTCGGACAGTGATGTTATTCCATTGGATAAGTTCATTTTCAACACAGAAGCTCACCCTTTGCCTATTAAAGGCGCAGTCAGGAGTAGCTAA